In one Niallia taxi genomic region, the following are encoded:
- a CDS encoding EamA family transporter: MSWLLFAILSAVCAALVGIFGKVGLQNIDSNTATAVRAIIMALFLLVVVAIEGNLHKIPTIISDKKNFLFIVLSGIAGATSWLFYFLALKTGKVTQVAPIDKLSVVLAAIIAIIFLGEKISLINGVGIGLITVGVILAALH; encoded by the coding sequence TTGTCTTGGTTACTTTTTGCTATACTTTCTGCAGTTTGCGCTGCTTTAGTTGGGATATTTGGAAAAGTGGGTCTGCAAAATATTGATTCCAATACAGCTACAGCCGTCCGAGCAATTATCATGGCACTTTTTCTTTTAGTTGTTGTTGCAATAGAAGGCAATCTTCATAAAATCCCAACAATAATATCTGACAAAAAGAATTTCCTTTTTATTGTACTCAGTGGTATTGCAGGTGCAACATCGTGGCTGTTTTATTTTCTCGCGTTAAAAACAGGTAAGGTGACACAGGTTGCACCGATTGATAAATTAAGCGTAGTATTAGCAGCAATAATCGCCATTATTTTTTTAGGGGAAAAAATCAGTCTCATTAACGGAGTAGGAATTGGCCTTATTACTGTTGGAGTCATTTTGGCTGCGCTGCACTAA
- a CDS encoding LLM class flavin-dependent oxidoreductase, with the protein MKFGFWLPIFGGWLRNVDDENMPPTFDYAKKVIQSAENWGYDTTLIAELYLNDIKGPETDSIEAWSTAAALAAVTEKIEIMTAIRPGFHNPAVAAKMAANIDHISNGRFTLNVVSAWWEEEARQYGGIFTEHDERYERTEEFLAILKGLWTEETFSFKGKFYDIKDAKLAPKPVQKPNPILYAGGESPKGKAVIAENCDAYVMHGGTVDEISVKIKDMQNKRTELGKEPFASFGMAAYVICRDTQEEAEQELARITDVKESSAYAGFVDFVNKSQLEQQIKLQDYSVSNRGLRPGLIGTPEQIAKKILEYEDAGINLLLLQFSPQLEEMKKFSEQVMPLVESLKIEREVSK; encoded by the coding sequence ATGAAATTTGGATTTTGGCTACCTATTTTTGGTGGATGGCTGCGAAATGTTGATGATGAGAACATGCCTCCTACATTTGATTATGCAAAAAAGGTCATTCAAAGTGCAGAAAATTGGGGCTATGATACGACTTTAATAGCGGAATTATACTTAAATGATATTAAAGGTCCTGAAACAGATTCAATTGAAGCATGGTCAACGGCTGCTGCTCTTGCTGCTGTGACAGAAAAAATAGAAATCATGACAGCAATCCGTCCTGGCTTCCATAATCCTGCTGTTGCGGCTAAAATGGCTGCCAATATCGATCATATAAGTAATGGCAGGTTTACTTTGAACGTTGTATCTGCTTGGTGGGAGGAAGAAGCAAGGCAATATGGTGGAATCTTTACAGAGCATGATGAAAGATATGAACGTACAGAGGAATTTTTAGCTATTTTGAAAGGTTTATGGACAGAAGAAACCTTTAGCTTTAAAGGTAAGTTCTATGATATCAAAGATGCGAAGCTTGCTCCAAAGCCTGTTCAAAAGCCAAATCCGATTCTTTATGCTGGTGGCGAAAGCCCAAAAGGCAAAGCAGTCATCGCTGAAAATTGTGATGCATATGTCATGCATGGCGGAACAGTTGACGAGATTTCAGTTAAAATAAAGGATATGCAAAACAAAAGAACAGAACTTGGCAAGGAACCTTTTGCCTCCTTCGGAATGGCAGCATATGTGATTTGCCGTGATACACAAGAAGAAGCAGAACAAGAGCTTGCTAGAATTACAGATGTCAAGGAATCCTCTGCTTATGCTGGGTTTGTTGACTTTGTTAATAAATCACAGCTCGAACAGCAAATTAAATTGCAAGATTATTCTGTTTCTAACAGAGGACTTAGACCTGGTCTGATTGGTACGCCTGAGCAAATAGCCAAAAAGATACTTGAGTATGAAGATGCTGGAATTAACCTGCTGTTGCTGCAGTTCTCTCCACAGCTAGAAGAGATGAAAAAGTTCTCTGAACAAGTTATGCCGCTTGTAGAATCATTAAAAATAGAAAGAGAAGTGAGCAAATAA
- a CDS encoding STAS domain-containing protein, translating to MGDSIIRTQVDNTVFTWNKDKGIFSFDGAQSVLFWDSAIELFISTIIEVSGNDVSNTVLEATGFRMGELVSSYYKDRIDTRDVIEQYMDIYRNAGWGKIKVTHFCLDEKKVILKLKNSWEHRIYQSMKKEQAIVLLPSHWAGVLTALFKENMWYKVNKSQLNGDEFDEIEIYPSSITPNDNIHQLARQKEQAYINQLEQKVEDRTKELSDLVKHLSTPIMPVMKGILAVSLVGKFNDERFEGLLQKTLFAFSKQRATYLLLDMTAISDFDEYIIFRLQGLVKAVALLGGECILVGISPTLGVQIINSGVDLRTIPTFSTLEQGIEHAIDKLGYEIVKKN from the coding sequence ATGGGAGATTCAATTATACGCACACAAGTAGACAACACTGTATTTACTTGGAATAAAGACAAAGGGATTTTCTCTTTTGATGGAGCTCAGTCTGTGCTGTTTTGGGACTCTGCCATTGAATTGTTTATTAGTACAATCATTGAGGTTTCAGGTAATGATGTATCAAATACTGTCCTTGAAGCGACTGGATTTCGAATGGGAGAGCTAGTTAGCAGCTATTATAAGGACAGGATTGATACAAGAGATGTCATTGAACAATATATGGATATATATCGAAATGCCGGCTGGGGAAAAATCAAAGTCACACATTTCTGTCTCGATGAGAAAAAGGTCATTCTAAAGCTTAAGAACAGCTGGGAGCATCGCATCTATCAATCTATGAAAAAAGAGCAGGCAATTGTTCTTCTTCCAAGCCATTGGGCAGGTGTGCTTACAGCTTTGTTTAAAGAAAATATGTGGTATAAGGTAAACAAATCACAGCTTAATGGCGATGAATTTGACGAGATTGAAATTTATCCATCCTCCATTACGCCAAATGATAACATTCACCAACTAGCTCGCCAAAAAGAGCAGGCATATATAAATCAGCTTGAACAAAAAGTGGAAGATAGAACAAAGGAGCTTTCAGACCTGGTAAAACACCTATCTACACCAATCATGCCTGTCATGAAAGGGATTTTAGCTGTCTCTCTTGTTGGGAAATTTAATGATGAGCGCTTTGAGGGATTACTTCAAAAAACGTTGTTTGCATTTTCCAAGCAAAGAGCAACCTATTTGCTGCTTGACATGACAGCAATTAGTGACTTTGACGAATACATCATTTTCCGTTTACAGGGATTGGTTAAGGCAGTTGCCCTTTTAGGCGGAGAATGCATTCTTGTCGGCATTAGTCCGACATTAGGTGTGCAAATTATTAATTCAGGCGTTGATTTACGGACCATTCCAACATTTTCAACATTAGAGCAAGGTATTGAACATGCTATCGATAAGCTTGGGTATGAAATAGTTAAAAAAAACTAA
- a CDS encoding HAD family hydrolase, which produces MKCVSIDLDGTLLDDQHQISEKNRQVIQQMKDNHIEVILNTGRQYADVIRVAGVAELKLPIFCLNGSMMYAENGELLYETTLAEELYFELLAKLKPLNVGILVYTNKGGFPGTLPSLRGKSWDEIQQMFDSQDYEGIVAQKDIKIYKLIAVVNETEIDRIDTVKNTLKELSSVSFSSSFPNNCEITSSTAQKGKAIRRYENMKKIVFDEIYSFGDGGNDVTQFEVSTRSFAMENAPDEIKKRASDITKSNNDDGVAYAVTEILKLV; this is translated from the coding sequence ATGAAATGTGTATCTATTGATCTGGACGGCACACTTTTGGATGACCAGCACCAGATTTCCGAAAAAAATAGACAAGTAATTCAACAAATGAAGGATAATCATATAGAGGTTATTTTAAATACAGGAAGACAGTATGCCGATGTTATTAGAGTTGCAGGTGTTGCTGAGCTAAAGCTGCCTATTTTCTGTTTAAATGGAAGCATGATGTATGCAGAAAACGGTGAGCTTCTTTATGAAACAACGCTTGCAGAGGAATTATATTTTGAGCTTTTGGCTAAATTGAAGCCACTTAATGTTGGCATTCTTGTCTATACGAATAAAGGTGGATTCCCTGGTACATTGCCTTCATTAAGAGGAAAATCATGGGATGAAATTCAGCAAATGTTTGACAGTCAGGACTATGAAGGCATCGTTGCACAAAAAGACATTAAGATTTATAAATTAATTGCTGTCGTTAATGAAACAGAAATTGATAGGATTGATACGGTAAAAAACACGCTTAAAGAGCTATCTAGTGTCTCCTTTTCATCTTCTTTTCCTAATAACTGTGAGATTACATCAAGCACTGCTCAAAAGGGGAAGGCAATCAGACGCTACGAAAACATGAAAAAAATCGTTTTTGATGAAATATATTCATTTGGTGATGGAGGAAATGATGTAACTCAATTTGAAGTATCGACTAGATCATTCGCCATGGAAAATGCACCGGATGAAATAAAGAAAAGAGCAAGCGATATAACAAAAAGCAACAACGATGATGGGGTAGCTTATGCTGTCACTGAAATCCTGAAGCTTGTTTAA
- a CDS encoding MarR family winged helix-turn-helix transcriptional regulator: MKTKRNTRLGVLLWFRLSRFYNKSNRKSNQHLKEFGLNVAQLDMIAQIGQTNSISQQELADKLLVSKGNITQLLKKMEEQGLIERRQEWKTKYVSLTEKGQNLYRDAIPKQEEFQAAQFEALTEAEMKQLLGLLKKIQK, translated from the coding sequence ATGAAAACCAAAAGGAATACAAGGCTAGGTGTTTTATTATGGTTCCGTTTATCTAGGTTTTATAACAAAAGCAACAGAAAAAGCAATCAGCATTTAAAGGAATTTGGGTTAAATGTCGCCCAGCTCGATATGATTGCCCAAATAGGTCAAACTAATTCCATCTCACAGCAGGAGCTTGCAGACAAACTGCTTGTGTCAAAAGGAAATATAACGCAGCTCCTGAAAAAAATGGAGGAGCAGGGTTTGATTGAAAGAAGGCAGGAGTGGAAAACGAAATACGTTTCCTTGACGGAAAAAGGCCAAAACCTGTATCGTGATGCGATTCCTAAACAAGAGGAGTTTCAAGCAGCACAGTTTGAAGCATTAACAGAAGCAGAAATGAAGCAGTTACTTGGACTGCTGAAAAAAATTCAGAAATAG
- a CDS encoding DEAD/DEAH box helicase: MTDFKSLGINDTIIDHLQKRGITEPSPIQKKVIPSIIDGKDVIAQAQTGTGKTYAFALPIVQKLKKDADYIQALIVSPTRELAIQISAEIEKVKPDFAEVLTAYGGQDVEKQLHRMKDNISIVVATPGRLIDYMKRGQIKLDRLNVIVLDEADQMLHIGFLEEVKYIMRRTPKSRQTLMFSATISDDIKMLAKKYMINAEYMTVEKKQGPAATVQQFSMHTTDRAKQGTLMTLIKTYQPYMAVVFCRTKRRVSKLYEVLRNNGLDCRELHGDLSQAKREQVMKDFRNAKFPILIATDVAARGLDIDGITHVFNYDIPADAESYVHRIGRTGRAGMEGAAITFYSSDDRETLDMIEQELGITITKMQQLKKTDDSSEQATNTKTDHTKRKPGFRSAQKAKAGQGRKKQHSGEPKVKQDRNASSKGKDGAKQERTFSSKKGKRNTGSAIFKPKHSKKK; this comes from the coding sequence TTGACAGATTTTAAAAGCTTAGGAATTAATGATACGATTATAGATCATTTACAAAAAAGAGGAATAACAGAGCCTTCGCCAATCCAAAAAAAGGTTATACCTTCCATAATAGACGGTAAAGATGTTATAGCTCAAGCACAAACAGGGACAGGAAAAACATATGCATTTGCATTGCCAATCGTACAAAAACTTAAAAAAGACGCAGATTATATACAAGCATTGATTGTCAGCCCGACAAGAGAGCTTGCAATCCAAATCTCTGCTGAAATAGAGAAAGTAAAGCCTGATTTTGCAGAAGTATTAACAGCATACGGCGGTCAGGATGTGGAAAAGCAGCTTCATCGAATGAAGGACAATATCTCCATAGTTGTCGCAACACCAGGAAGGCTGATAGATTACATGAAAAGAGGTCAAATAAAGCTTGACCGCTTAAATGTCATTGTGCTTGATGAAGCCGATCAAATGCTTCATATCGGATTTTTAGAAGAAGTGAAATACATAATGAGACGTACGCCAAAATCAAGGCAGACGTTAATGTTTTCTGCGACTATTTCTGATGATATTAAAATGCTTGCCAAGAAATACATGATAAATGCTGAATACATGACAGTAGAGAAAAAACAAGGGCCAGCTGCAACGGTTCAGCAATTTTCTATGCATACAACAGACAGAGCTAAGCAAGGAACGTTAATGACTCTTATAAAAACGTACCAACCATATATGGCTGTTGTATTTTGCCGAACAAAGCGAAGAGTGAGCAAATTATATGAAGTTCTCCGAAACAATGGCTTAGATTGTCGGGAGCTGCATGGTGACCTTTCACAGGCAAAACGAGAGCAAGTGATGAAGGACTTCCGCAATGCCAAATTCCCGATATTAATTGCGACAGATGTTGCTGCAAGAGGACTAGACATTGATGGCATTACACATGTATTCAACTATGACATACCTGCTGATGCAGAAAGCTATGTGCATAGAATTGGACGAACAGGCAGAGCTGGTATGGAGGGCGCGGCCATTACCTTCTATTCATCAGATGACCGTGAAACATTGGATATGATAGAGCAGGAGCTTGGCATCACGATAACAAAGATGCAGCAGCTGAAAAAGACGGATGACAGCTCAGAGCAAGCTACTAATACAAAAACGGACCATACTAAACGTAAACCAGGCTTCCGATCAGCTCAGAAAGCAAAGGCTGGACAAGGCAGAAAAAAACAGCATTCAGGTGAACCAAAAGTGAAGCAGGACAGGAATGCTAGCAGCAAGGGCAAGGATGGAGCAAAGCAGGAAAGAACGTTTAGCAGCAAAAAAGGCAAAAGAAACACAGGCAGTGCGATTTTTAAGCCAAAACATTCAAAAAAGAAATAA
- the dacB gene encoding D-alanyl-D-alanine carboxypeptidase/D-alanyl-D-alanine endopeptidase, producing MKRQKLVLLLIILGIIVVQLNGTKPYELEVQAQGNTEDLEAELDKLLTSMPKLKGSLAGISIREQSSSKVVYEQMAHTRLAPASNLKLLTASAALSVLGSDYTFDTVIYTDGKLVNGVLSGNLYVKGKGDTTLLQSDLENIAKSLHDKGIKKINGSIIGDASWYDDVPYSIDLAWSDESTYYGAPVSGLTMSPDKEYDAGTIMIKASPGANAGSQAKLTIKPSVSNLDIANRTSTVNKDGKENIQSVRKHGENSITIKGNIPVGSGATKNWVAIENPPELVLDVFQQALTNQDITWTGEVKEGITPELSTPILVHKSLPLSKIVVPFLKLSNNTIGETLLKELGKVEKGEGSFEKGVAVLKEEMKKFGLDTSGMLIRDGSGISPIDLITANDLSTLLYHIQKEAWFSDYEKALPVSGNKDRMIGGTLRNRLQSENTLGKVKAKTGTLSAVSSLSGYVESKSGKNYIFAIMLNHLIDESSGKMMENQIVELLAAQ from the coding sequence TTGAAACGACAAAAACTTGTCTTGCTGCTGATTATCCTTGGAATAATTGTCGTACAGCTGAATGGAACAAAACCATATGAGCTTGAAGTACAAGCACAAGGAAACACAGAGGATTTAGAAGCAGAATTAGATAAGCTTCTCACATCCATGCCAAAGCTAAAAGGAAGTCTTGCTGGTATAAGCATCCGTGAGCAGAGCAGCAGTAAGGTTGTTTATGAACAAATGGCTCATACAAGATTAGCGCCAGCTTCTAATTTAAAGCTGTTAACAGCATCCGCTGCTCTGTCTGTATTAGGAAGTGACTACACCTTTGACACAGTGATTTATACAGACGGAAAGCTTGTGAATGGAGTTTTATCAGGAAACTTATACGTAAAAGGCAAAGGCGATACCACTTTACTTCAAAGTGACCTTGAGAATATCGCTAAGTCATTACATGATAAAGGAATCAAGAAAATCAATGGCAGCATCATTGGTGATGCAAGCTGGTATGATGATGTTCCTTATTCCATTGATTTGGCTTGGAGTGATGAATCCACCTATTACGGAGCACCTGTTTCTGGATTGACGATGTCACCTGATAAAGAATATGATGCAGGCACAATTATGATTAAAGCAAGTCCTGGAGCAAATGCAGGCAGTCAAGCAAAGCTGACAATTAAACCTTCCGTTTCTAATCTGGATATTGCTAATCGTACAAGCACTGTTAATAAGGATGGCAAGGAAAATATCCAGTCTGTTCGGAAGCATGGTGAAAATTCAATCACAATAAAGGGGAATATTCCGGTAGGAAGCGGAGCAACGAAAAACTGGGTTGCAATTGAAAATCCTCCTGAATTAGTACTTGATGTGTTCCAGCAAGCATTAACAAATCAAGATATTACCTGGACTGGTGAAGTAAAGGAAGGGATCACCCCAGAGCTGTCAACACCAATTCTTGTTCATAAGTCACTGCCATTGTCGAAAATAGTAGTTCCATTTTTGAAGCTAAGTAATAATACGATAGGGGAAACATTGTTAAAGGAATTAGGAAAAGTCGAAAAAGGCGAAGGCAGCTTTGAAAAGGGTGTTGCAGTACTTAAGGAAGAAATGAAGAAATTCGGACTGGATACGAGCGGCATGCTAATTCGGGATGGTTCTGGTATTTCTCCAATTGACCTGATTACGGCAAATGATTTATCGACATTGCTTTACCATATTCAGAAGGAAGCTTGGTTTTCTGATTATGAAAAAGCGCTCCCTGTTTCCGGTAATAAAGACAGAATGATTGGCGGTACTTTACGCAATCGTCTGCAATCGGAAAATACATTAGGGAAAGTAAAAGCAAAAACCGGAACTTTGTCAGCAGTTAGTTCCCTTTCCGGTTATGTAGAAAGTAAAAGCGGTAAGAATTATATCTTTGCCATCATGCTGAATCATCTTATTGATGAAAGCTCTGGTAAAATGATGGAGAATCAAATAGTCGAATTATTGGCAGCACAATGA
- a CDS encoding ATP-grasp domain-containing protein translates to MSKVYVIHENSEWTVHLTKRLEELHIPFEEWDLSEGNFDLSEAPPEGIFYSRMSASSHTRGHRYAAEYTGAVLEWLESYGRTVINGTGALRLEVSKAAQYAALFKHGIQTPKTLVATGSEQIIQAAKKLGDPSFITKHNRAGKGLGVRLFHSIEELERYVYGPEFEEPVDGITLIQQYIESPDQSITRCEFVGGKFVYAVKVDTAGGFELCPADACQINDLFCPVGEQVEEKPSFSIQKDFQEPVIEKYEQFLQAQGINVAGIEFMKDKNGTLYTYDINTNTNYNADAEKEAGIFGMLQLAQYLQGLLESQSGVAN, encoded by the coding sequence ATGAGCAAAGTATATGTTATCCATGAAAACAGTGAATGGACTGTTCATTTAACGAAGCGTCTGGAGGAGCTTCATATTCCCTTTGAAGAATGGGATTTATCAGAAGGTAATTTCGATTTATCGGAAGCTCCTCCTGAAGGAATCTTCTACAGCCGAATGAGCGCATCTTCGCATACGAGAGGACATCGTTATGCAGCAGAATATACTGGTGCTGTCCTTGAATGGCTCGAATCTTATGGCAGAACGGTTATTAATGGAACAGGTGCTTTAAGACTGGAAGTAAGTAAAGCAGCACAGTATGCCGCTTTATTCAAGCATGGCATTCAAACACCGAAAACGCTCGTGGCAACTGGCAGTGAACAAATTATCCAAGCAGCAAAAAAGCTTGGTGACCCCTCCTTTATCACAAAGCATAATCGAGCAGGAAAAGGCTTAGGTGTTCGCTTATTCCACTCCATTGAGGAGCTTGAGAGATATGTGTACGGACCAGAATTCGAAGAGCCTGTGGATGGGATTACCTTAATTCAACAATATATTGAATCACCAGATCAAAGCATCACTCGCTGTGAGTTTGTTGGCGGAAAGTTTGTTTATGCCGTTAAAGTCGACACGGCTGGCGGTTTTGAGCTGTGCCCTGCGGACGCTTGCCAAATCAATGATCTTTTCTGCCCTGTTGGCGAACAAGTAGAGGAAAAACCAAGCTTTTCCATTCAAAAAGACTTCCAAGAACCAGTTATCGAAAAATACGAGCAATTCCTCCAAGCACAAGGCATTAATGTTGCCGGAATTGAATTCATGAAGGACAAGAATGGTACTCTTTACACGTATGACATTAACACGAATACTAATTATAATGCCGATGCAGAGAAGGAAGCAGGGATTTTTGGCATGCTGCAGCTAGCTCAGTATTTACAAGGATTACTTGAGAGTCAATCTGGAGTGGCCAATTAA
- a CDS encoding ring-cleaving dioxygenase, with protein MMFKGIHHVSAMTSKAVQNYDFYTKVLGMRLIKKTVNQDDTSVYHLFYGDEKGNPGTELTFFEIPNLAPNREGVSSISALSLRVPSDASLQYWVERFDELQISHGGIIERAGRKALEFRDFESQRFFLVSDEHNEGVKAGAPWKKGPIPLEHAIVGLGPVQLTVRKPQPTIRVLTEIMGFRASGQFSSHLENQPDILVFETGEGGSGAEVHIEERTDLPVQRLGRGGVHHVAFRVDDEEELYEWINKVNESRFQNSGFVDRFYFKSLYFREPNGILFELATDGPGFDTDEHIDHLGESLALPPFLEPQRAEIEAKLKPLDTSLDQ; from the coding sequence ATGATGTTTAAAGGTATCCATCATGTTTCAGCAATGACATCAAAAGCAGTACAAAACTATGACTTTTACACAAAGGTATTAGGCATGCGTCTTATTAAAAAAACGGTTAATCAAGATGATACATCTGTTTATCATTTATTTTATGGAGATGAAAAAGGTAATCCAGGTACAGAGCTTACTTTCTTTGAAATTCCGAACCTTGCTCCAAACAGAGAAGGTGTCAGCAGTATTTCAGCACTGTCGCTGCGTGTTCCGAGTGATGCTTCCTTACAATATTGGGTGGAGCGATTTGATGAACTGCAAATTTCTCATGGAGGGATAATAGAGCGTGCTGGACGTAAGGCGTTGGAATTCCGTGATTTTGAAAGTCAGCGCTTCTTCCTTGTGTCAGATGAACATAATGAAGGCGTTAAGGCAGGTGCACCATGGAAAAAAGGACCAATTCCATTAGAGCATGCCATTGTTGGACTTGGGCCAGTGCAATTGACAGTGCGTAAACCACAGCCAACAATCCGAGTTTTAACAGAAATCATGGGCTTTCGTGCAAGTGGCCAATTTTCTTCTCATCTAGAAAATCAACCAGATATTCTTGTCTTTGAAACAGGTGAAGGAGGCAGTGGTGCCGAGGTTCATATCGAGGAAAGAACAGATCTGCCTGTACAACGTCTTGGCAGAGGCGGAGTCCATCATGTGGCCTTCCGTGTTGATGATGAGGAAGAGCTGTATGAATGGATAAATAAAGTAAATGAATCGAGATTTCAAAACTCTGGTTTCGTTGACCGCTTCTACTTTAAATCTCTTTATTTCAGAGAGCCTAATGGCATTTTATTTGAGCTTGCGACAGACGGGCCTGGCTTTGATACAGATGAGCATATCGACCATCTTGGTGAATCATTGGCACTGCCGCCGTTCTTAGAGCCGCAGCGAGCAGAAATTGAAGCGAAACTTAAACCCCTCGACACATCACTTGACCAATAA
- a CDS encoding ribonuclease H1 domain-containing protein, whose amino-acid sequence MAKQKYYVVWNGRKPGIYTTWAECEKQTKGFQGAAFKSFPTLSEAEQAYNQGAASRSVSNGKTGASAQKSSTAAPIDENSISVDAACSGNPGMMEYQGVDTLTGERIFHYGPVFGTNNIGEFLGIVHALVMLKKLGKDTTIYSDSMTALSWVRNKKANTSLKRDHRTEELWQMIERAEAWLKANTYNNKIIKWETHIHGEIKADFGRK is encoded by the coding sequence ATGGCTAAACAAAAATATTATGTAGTGTGGAATGGACGAAAGCCAGGTATTTATACGACATGGGCAGAATGTGAAAAACAAACAAAAGGGTTTCAAGGTGCTGCCTTTAAATCTTTTCCTACACTATCAGAAGCTGAGCAAGCATATAATCAAGGTGCAGCCAGCCGTTCTGTCTCAAACGGAAAAACGGGTGCTTCAGCCCAGAAAAGCAGCACTGCTGCACCAATTGACGAAAACAGCATCTCTGTTGATGCGGCATGCAGCGGAAATCCTGGCATGATGGAATATCAAGGTGTGGACACATTGACTGGAGAACGAATATTCCACTATGGTCCTGTTTTTGGCACAAATAATATTGGGGAATTTTTAGGAATTGTTCACGCATTGGTGATGCTGAAAAAACTTGGAAAAGACACAACTATATATAGTGACAGCATGACTGCACTCTCCTGGGTACGTAACAAAAAAGCGAACACAAGCCTTAAACGTGATCATCGTACAGAGGAACTGTGGCAAATGATTGAACGAGCTGAAGCTTGGCTGAAGGCAAATACATACAATAACAAAATCATCAAATGGGAAACACACATACATGGTGAAATAAAAGCTGATTTTGGGCGCAAATAA
- a CDS encoding Fpg/Nei family DNA glycosylase, whose translation MPELPEMENYKRNLNQLLQNKMITDVIINREKSVNVAPILFIGAVRGTTIQAVERRAKHLLFRLSNNKVLLLHLMLGGWMYYSEEKDKPKRTVQVQLSFGEKHLYFIGLRLGYLHLYTEQEVEQELADLGPEPLDASFTEEQFLSYIEKKRGMLKLKLVDQHFLSGIGNCYSDEICYDARLLPESKLEDLSGDERSALYTSIRTVLPEATEIGGYMEHPLFVGDTKTGAYNDKCRVYDCEGQSCQRCGSKIVKTEISSKKTFFCPVCQH comes from the coding sequence ATGCCTGAATTACCAGAAATGGAAAATTACAAACGCAACCTAAATCAGCTCCTGCAAAATAAGATGATTACAGATGTCATCATAAACAGAGAAAAATCGGTTAATGTCGCACCAATTTTATTTATTGGCGCCGTTCGCGGTACTACCATACAAGCTGTTGAGAGGCGGGCAAAGCATCTGTTGTTTCGGTTAAGCAATAATAAGGTGCTGCTGCTGCATTTAATGCTTGGGGGGTGGATGTATTATTCAGAAGAAAAGGATAAGCCGAAACGAACAGTGCAGGTGCAGCTTTCCTTTGGAGAAAAACATCTCTATTTCATCGGTTTAAGACTCGGATACCTTCATCTGTACACTGAACAAGAAGTGGAGCAGGAATTGGCAGATTTAGGACCAGAGCCATTAGATGCCAGCTTTACGGAAGAACAGTTTTTAAGCTATATAGAAAAAAAGCGGGGCATGTTGAAGCTAAAGCTGGTCGATCAGCATTTTTTGTCAGGAATCGGCAATTGTTATTCTGACGAAATATGTTATGATGCAAGGCTGTTACCGGAAAGTAAATTGGAGGATTTAAGTGGGGACGAGCGTTCGGCTCTCTATACATCGATTCGAACAGTATTACCAGAGGCAACAGAAATTGGCGGGTATATGGAGCATCCTCTTTTCGTCGGAGATACTAAAACAGGAGCTTATAATGATAAATGCCGTGTGTATGACTGTGAAGGTCAATCTTGTCAAAGATGTGGCAGTAAAATTGTGAAAACTGAAATCTCTTCCAAGAAAACCTTCTTTTGTCCAGTTTGTCAGCATTAA